The Tachyglossus aculeatus isolate mTacAcu1 chromosome 22, mTacAcu1.pri, whole genome shotgun sequence genome window below encodes:
- the C22H11orf91 gene encoding uncharacterized protein C11orf91 homolog isoform X2, protein MSKPPEPPLYFPSLYDRGVSPSPLGDLGIWRKLFVPLRPPGQPSGGEGGAQALALPPPPPGLRPPPWPAGLAPLPYEPLRFFYSPLPLPRPRDPGPAAPPEDQLCELQIRIKELELLTITGDRFDSQRCEARPLDAPTIIRITAFAKR, encoded by the coding sequence ATGAGCAAGCCGCCGGAGCCTCCGCTTTATTTCCCCTCCCTGTACGACCGCggtgtctccccttcccccctgggGGACCTGGGCATCTGGAGGAAGCTCTTCGTGCCGTTGAGGCCCCCGGGGCAGCCCTCCGGGGGCGAGGGCGGTGCCCAGGCCCTGGCactgccccctccgccccccgggcTTCGCCCCCCGCCCTGGCCAGCTGGCCTGGCCCCCCTCCCCTACGAGCCACTTCGCTTCTTCTActcgcccctgcccctgcctcggccccgggaccccggccccgccgccccgcccgAGGACCAGCTCTGCGAGCTGCAGATCCGCATCAAGGAGCTGGAGCTCCTCACCATCACCGGAGACCGCTTCGATTCGCAGCGATGTGAGGCCCGCCCCCTCGATGCGCCCACGATCATCCGAATTACGGCATTTGCCAAGCGCTGA
- the C22H11orf91 gene encoding uncharacterized protein C11orf91 homolog isoform X1, with translation MSKPPEPPLYFPSLYDRGVSPSPLGDLGIWRKLFVPLRPPGQPSGGEGGAQALALPPPPPGLRPPPWPAGLAPLPYEPLRFFYSPLPLPRPRDPGPAAPPEDQLCELQIRIKELELLTITGDRFDSQRYKFLKALKDEKLQGMMMQSQVKKQARAP, from the exons ATGAGCAAGCCGCCGGAGCCTCCGCTTTATTTCCCCTCCCTGTACGACCGCggtgtctccccttcccccctgggGGACCTGGGCATCTGGAGGAAGCTCTTCGTGCCGTTGAGGCCCCCGGGGCAGCCCTCCGGGGGCGAGGGCGGTGCCCAGGCCCTGGCactgccccctccgccccccgggcTTCGCCCCCCGCCCTGGCCAGCTGGCCTGGCCCCCCTCCCCTACGAGCCACTTCGCTTCTTCTActcgcccctgcccctgcctcggccccgggaccccggccccgccgccccgcccgAGGACCAGCTCTGCGAGCTGCAGATCCGCATCAAGGAGCTGGAGCTCCTCACCATCACCGGAGACCGCTTCGATTCGCAGCGAT ATAAATTTCTGAAGGCACTCAAAGATGAAAAGCTACAAGGCATGATGATGCAGTCCCAGGTGAAGAAACAAGCTCGAGCACCTTAA